The sequence below is a genomic window from Maylandia zebra isolate NMK-2024a linkage group LG18, Mzebra_GT3a, whole genome shotgun sequence.
CCACAAAAACAAGCCCTACTATAGTTACCatagcacaaacaaaaataatttatattaatTTGGTCATAATGAAAATATACTGTATGCCTCTGTCATTTTACACTGTTGGAGCTGGAACCAATATAGCACAGATTATacaaaagtgatttaaacaccTCTCATTAGGCTATTGGACAGCTCAATGGATCAAAGTTTCAGAACTCATTGAAGATAAATGGTGTGGTAGAATATATAATATtactaataataactaatgaattCTCAAGACTCTCAAATCACAAAGCAACACTTTTAACAGACAGAATGTAGAAAAAGATCTTTATATTCCGACACATCTCattaaaaagtcatttttgtTCATGGTTTCATGAACAAAAAGGATTTTTGTGTATTCTCAATTCATTGTGCATGTATTATTTcaagcctttgttttcattttcattactgTATCTGATAAAAGTAAGGAATCACAGGTGAACATGACATGATTCTgacaacacatttttgtttttctgttcttttaggCCTCCAAAACGTGTTTCTCCTTCATGGAAGTGATTTACACCTAGATGTAAAGAAATCTGTTGTACTTGACAAAAAGACTGACTTTTTCTGGAAGTATAATATTACTAATTATGTTGGCAAAATTAGTTATAATAAAGAAGCAATATTGTTTGACAGTTATGAAGGAAGAGCTGAGGTCTTTGGACGAAATTTCTCTTTGGTATTAAAGAATGTAAAACACAGCGACTGTGGAGATTatgctgcagttgtggttggagGACAAGAGCAAAGTATAGCTGAATACAAGGTCATAGTCCAAGGTACGTTTCTCTTGCCAGCacaatttttaaatgttaatacATCAGAAACATCCattcacagttttttttattccccAGATCCAGTATCTCGTGCTGAGCTGACAGTGGACCATCTTTCCAGCAGTTCAGACTCCTGTAACCTCACTGTGACCTGCAGCACAGTGGAGTTTAACATCAGCAGCATTTTTAGATGTGATGCCCAAAACTGCCTGCAAGTGGAAGAAAAGAGCTTAAACGtctcaaaatatttttattgtctgATTGTTTACTTGCAGCAAGATACCATCTTTTGTAATCATAGCAACAAAGTGAGCTGGAAAGCGAACAAGAAGGTGATCAAGCCGTACTGTGAAAGAAAATCAGGTAAGACCATCAGTAAATTGTCCCCACCCGCAGATATGTCACCAAATGTGTTGGACTAACAACTTACTTTTGATGAACAAAAAGATATTTCTTCTGGTGAGATTATTATTGAagtcaaaacaaaaatgtaacatctcACAATAATTGTTATTGGTCTGAGTAACTTATCTGTTTTCAAATCTGCTATTGCACAAGCTCAGTCACTGAAACTTTGCTATACATTTCCTTTATTTGGAAATAAAAAGTTTGGTCAGTTACAAAGTTCACAAACTGCTATTCACATTTTTTAGAGAAATTAGTGGTTTAGAACTTGGGCTCTGTTGTTGTTCAACGTTTGGATTAGCTGTTTGGATatgctgttttcattttgtgagaaATCTGTCTGTTTTCCTGTGTTGCAGGTTCAGATGGGATCTCCGTCTGTGTGGTGAAGACAGTCGTGTTCTCTGTCGGTCTGATTATCATGGTGATTGCTGTCATCAGTGTGCATCTcatggagaagaaaaagaagcaaaaataaaCCTTTCTAATGTATATAAAGCTCAGTCTTATGTAGAAAACTTctgtgcttgtttgttttttcacttgtagcagctttggttaaaaaataaatccctGTTTCTTTATCTTATACAATGGAAACACAAAATTGTGCATAAGAAATGCAACAAAGCACTCAAGCCAACATCATACGgtacatttaaagacaagaaaacaTTCATGATTATTTATTAGTTAAacccatcatgaaaatgtttgaGGATTTGCTCCTGGGGCAAATGTGTTTCTTAAACCTCACCAGAAGAGGGCAGTGTGTTACTTTTGAGCTGGTCTGCCCACCTGTCCAACACGATTACCAAGTGATTGAATTCCTCTGTGCAATTTCACAATGCAAGAAATGAAGGCCATCACCTCCCCGTGCAAAGACCAAAACATTAACATATTACCAGCTGACGAAGGGAGGTGCACTGTTGTATTCAGCTCAGCTGATTATCTTCCCACGATTACTACACTCCTCAGTGACAATACCTATGAGACCCCACAAGCATTAACTTGCATAAGAAAGCCATTGACTGCTCTAAGTATAACCATCTGTACCCAGGGGATGCTATAGCCTGTGTATACGGACTTATAAAGATCCAGAAAGAAGGAGTCCTACTCAGACTCATCATTAGCAGTATAAACTCAGCCACCAACAACATTTCCTAGCACCGCGCCACTATCAGAGCTAGGATGTTTTCCCTCCAATCAGATTTGCTGTTAGAACTCTGCCTTTACACCACTTATTTTAAATACAACAAGGGTTTTCACTGACAAAAGTGCCACTCATTGTAAGTAGCCTTGACACGGAGGAAGTGAAAGTAAATCTTTGGGCTCTTTCACAGTGACAGCACCTAGCCACCGGTACAGATGTGGAGGAAACCTGGGTTAAAACCAAAACCCAAGAAGTAGAAGCCTTCGCTGTTCACATCAACTCAGTggatagaaacatgaaattcaCCAGGGAAAATAGAAGGGAGAACTGTTTGCCTTTTGATCAGTATGTTAAATGAGTAGTAAAAGAGACTGTTCTAATGTCTgaactttgtgtgtctgtgtgtacatgATCAGGAAAGGACTGAGGCAGCAAACTGAACCACAACTTCTTTGGGGTATACTGTAGTTCTTAACAGCCACAAACTAAACCTTGCGTGAAATGTGATAAACGTGATATATGCATTTAATATTTACTTTCTGAACTATAGTAATAATCTTTTGTTCATCTCCTTCAGTTGTAAGGAGTTAGCATGTAGATGTAACAACCAATGTTATAATATACTGCATATACTGTTTCATACAGCATGCAGGGTGTGTTGCATTTACGTTTTACAATCTGTCTTTAAAGGAAGTTCAGTCAAGCAGAGACTTCCTGTCTGCATAAAGTTGGGTTCAAATACACCTACACATCTCTCTGTTTGACGTTTCACTTTGTGCTTGCTGTTGTGCTTGTATGTAGAGTGCAGTACAAATACTTGTTACTCCCGTAACAGTCATTATTGCACATGATTCTGCTTGAAGTCACTACCATGATTTTACAACAATATATCTGTGATAATTTATTGGGTCAAGGTTGCCCTCTCTCACAACGAGTCGATAAATACCAGCCGCACTGCTAACTTTGTCAATTAATCAGAGAGTGCCAGAGGAGGGTTGCTGAGTAGAGTGCTTTTTGTTCTTGAGGAGGCGGAGgaaacagacataaagagagTGAACGAAACTTAGTAGAAGGAATCAGCAACAGATACTGTGTTTGCAGAAAACAACGGTTCCATTTTTAGATCTGATTCTTGAAAATCAAAAAGCCAATCAGGTAAAAAGACTTGAAATGTTTATGAAAATATGAAGTTCTAACTTCACAACAGACAATGACAGAAATCCTTTAAATAAGATGAGTTTTTCTTGACTTTTTTTGGTACAAGTATATTCTTGTAcaagagaaataaagagaaactcAGACTTCATGAAACAACTGACATCAGTATTGTAAAATATCTCAGTTTGGCTGGTAAAAGGCCAAACATGTAATTCCAATATATTtgacaataaaaacattatCTTTAAATGATGAACATGGTATTTTTCACCACTAATCAGTTTCAAAATGTTCTTCCGGATAAATTAATTGAAACATTTCTCATAATTTGTTCTTGTAAAACCTCTTCAAaagcaaaacatgttttttgttaATGTCTACTTTACATTTGACTTTTACGAAAACAATTTAGTTCCCTGGTACAacagctaaattaaaaaaaaaaaaaacatgaaggcaATGAAAACCTTTTTTCTGTCTTATGTACTTTTAGCTTtgggtgtatgtgtgtaatTCACTATGACCTTTGAGGACAAAGGCATTCAGTCTGAGTCGTAAAAAAGGAAGAGATCTGATCTTTTGGACATGTCATCTTTATCAAGAAACTAAATGTACCGACTGGCAGTAGCATGTACTCATGAGGGTAAATATGGGGAAACTCCAttagacatgtgacatttggtcAGAACAACCAGACAGATTCTTATTATATACACTTATTTAGAATTTAATTTTGAAAATTCCAGTAGAAAAATGTTTAAGATTTCTTTGTATACCTCCAGACTTTATTCTTGTTTTGCTGACTTCCCATGCCTTTCtttctgtaataaatataaattacaaaGAAAGTTTTTCTGTTGCAGCTGTTCCACAACAAACCTAAGGTGGCTGTTAACTAACAAAGTCTTCCTAATGAGGAATTGATTTAATACATTTCTCCATAAAGTTTAGATCAGGGATTTTGAACAGATCTTACAGTGTTGGCCACATCCAGCCCACTTTGATAAGTGTGCCAAACCAATTCATTTTAGTTTATATAACGCCATGGCAAAACAACTGAAATATATTCGACAGTCCAAAATTTAtgccctccttcacatttttaaaagctcCCAGTGGGCTGGATTGGAGTCTTATATTtcacacccctggtttagatctataaaaagaaaacttgAAATGTATTAACTTTAAGTATTATTTATAGTCTgcaacacataaaaaataacaataattattgATAAAGATTATATGCACTACATTATTCAGgaaaacttcaaaaaacaagaaaaagaaaaagagattcAAGCATATAGctctaaaaacaaaatattgtaCTTCACAGTAAGCCATCACCatctaaaacacaaaaatattactACAAAAAAGGATAATGTTTGAAAACATTAAGAAAATATTCAGTTCATTTGTGTTTTAAACAGGTGATAAATGTGATCCAACATGTCCTCTGTGCCAACattttagaaaaaagaaaagcagagttCAAGTGTTCATAGTTCATATGTGTTTAGCCTTGTGAATTTATACTGCTGATGTTCTCCAGCTCTGTTTGTTGGGCAGTGACTCTGGGCCTGGTGGCTCTGGTAACCTGAGCATACACCGTCTCTGGCTGTGGAATCTTTTTGGACTTCGTGGATTCTGTTTTAGGGTGAAACTCCACGAGGGCATAAGTAGATGTTGGGGAAAGACTCGAGGCATCTCCTGGAACATTCTCATTTCGAGTTTGGCCTGGAGGATGCTCCTAGAAACAAATCCAAAGtgttttgttaaaaaacaaacaaactgggtGGAGCAGTGAAGAAAGAAGATGGAGGTTGATTTTGGGCAGGCGCATAAAACTAGTGTGTTAGCTCATACGTAGACTCATTAAACTATTCTGAATTTGAAGtgaatttaaaataaagctgaatcacacattttctttcttttttctcttaagaAAAAGTGTTCACTTACTTGAGCAGCCTCATACAGTTGATTTTCCTGGTTCCTTCGTTTACCTGCAAGCCAGTCACAGTAAATACAGATTTACTTACAGCACATATCTTCCACCAGAACGTCTAAATTCCTCACTGGAAATAACATTGACTCCAGATCAGTTCATGTTAGCTACAGAGAACTAATACACCCCTGTCCTGTTATCATACAGTGAACTGATCAgtctgtaaataaataaataaaatcatcgaTCTTTATTGGTCAAAatgaatttccttttttttaaaaataactttcacCCTTAGAAAATATATTTACTGTTAATGCTTGGTGCTATTCTAGATGCAGCAGTCTTAATGTCATGTATCTCTCCTATAATATTGGTGAAGAGGTGAGGTTTAGTGGGGTTTCATGTATTATAATATTACTCATTACTGTAGTCACGAACAACAAACTGGTTAAGGGCCTGTAGTAACTGTGGTCCCTTCTTTTTCCACAGTTATGTCTCGGACATGTTAATAGAAGGCAGCAATTAACAACcaacaattaattatttaaaaaaatatttaaactatTTAATGCTATTTAACCAGGTGGGATTAgcagtattatttttttcttgagaGAACTGCAGACGCTGCATCGATAAACACAGATGCAAGACAGCAAAAAAAGGGAGCTGTCTGCAGgggtgttttgttgtttgttttttaaaagagtaGTTTTAATTAATTACTGGTCAAAACTTGTTTCATGCAGTACTTGTATCCAATCCAATGTTCTGATGATGTGGGTGGAGCTCAGACAGCTCCACAACACACAACAACTGGAAACCAGGTGAGATACAGATAATGTGATATTCAAAGCCAACACTTTGAACTGATCCCAGTTGGGTTTTAGGGCAAAAGGCACAAAATATTTTCTGTCACATATTTGTCCAAGCAGAGTTGGCTTGAATGCTGCACTTCACagagtaatgtgaatgtttaaataaacagcagcaacaaaagTGGCAAAGTGGCTTCACATCTAGGAAAAAATACACTAAAAATCAGAGCTTTTAACTGCTCATTCTTTAGCCGGTACCAAATATTTAGGTAACAGGTCGCATTATTAGATTTCAgttgtgtctgtttttttgttgttttatgtgtaTACGTGTGTTTTTGTGGTGGTTTTTCTCTCAGCCAAATTCAAATTTCTTATCCCAGTGGGATTAAATTCAACCCTACAATTCAGTCCAATTACAGTTTTACCCTCCTGtgaacagtgttggggagtaacagaatacatgtaaCGGCGTAtcgtatttaaaatataaaatatgagtaactgcaTTCCATTGCAGCTACCGCttattagaatacagttactttgttgaaataaatggattacacagcggtcTTTTCccgtttcatatgttaggctatcccCTCTCTAATCTTGGTAAATCCACACATTGCAGGAAATCCAAACAAAACATGCAATAAGAGGCTCTAATATAAGCGTCCTGTTAATGTTGGTGGTGTCAGTTACATGGTGGACCTGAAGCCAGGAAAACAGAGCCAGCAGTGCACGGGCAGGAATGCATTTCTTACTTGGAAATTTCACttcacatttaaagaagaaTGGGACTGACTCTGTTTGCTATCAGCCAAGCTACTCTCAGCATCAAAAGACTATTAATGAAGGCTGCATTACAACCTGCTAGCTGCAAATAACCatgtgcagttctgaaagcagaaagaaagaaaacatattactgatacagaaatagttttctatacaagatcactgcaaaaagtgcagccttacctaatgtccaccctagtgttactcattttatattaaggtttaaaaatctagttggcattgctttcagaactgcacatGGTTATTTGCTGCTAACAGGTTGTTAATGCTATCCATCAAATCTAACAGTCTGCGGTCTATGAACTAACCTCAGCTAACGCCAGTTAAAAATGTTAGCTCGGTGGTGATTAACCTTCAGcgatagtaataaatcacacagctatagtacattcatgtagttgtaaaaagcatgataatatatcaagtaatccaaagtattccgaatacgttactctcattgagtaacttaacagaatacgttacaaaatacatttttggccatgtattctgtaatctatagtggaatacattttaaaagtaatctcCCCAGCACTGCCTGTGAATGTGCATTACTTACCTAACATTTTAAAGCAGTTGTATGTTTTAGTTCAAATGTAGCAGCAACtcggtgctttatttctaattttatttcCTCCAGCCTATATTGCCTTACTGAGGGACACCATTTTTTTAGACTCATTTTCGCTGTGAGGATCCACGAAGCTTTGAATACAATTCATTCACGAAAGTAATCTAGACAGGATAATTTGGATACATAGattttaaaccttacagctgatTTGATTGCTAATCTTTGCTCATTTGTTCATAAGTGTGAAATTGGGGGAAATTTGAGAACCAATGTGTCACCTAATTGAACACTTTTTGAAGAGGTGAGGTTAACTTAAACAGACATTCTGAATGAAAATTAcattcacatttaaaaatgccTTACAAAGCAGATCCATACTATTGTACCAAATTTGGGCTtgactttctttgttttcatggagtatttttatgtatattaaaatggtaaatggcctgtacttGCATAGCGCCCTAAGGACCCTAAGGCACTTTACACagccagtcatccacccattcacacactggtgatgggaggctacattgtagccacagccaccctggggcacactggcagaggcaaggctgccgagCACTGGCGctggtgaagtgtcttgcccaaggacacaacgaccgagaccggggctcgaaccggcaaccttccgattacaaggcgagctcccaactcttgagccacgatcgccccattaAGTGCATACTTACATATTATATTAGATTTCAGTGTACTTAAAGTAGCAACAATTCTTATTTGACtgtttttgctgaaaaaaacaaattgcGACTCACGTTTTGCGACAATGCAAATGATGACaatgatgaaaatgaaaccacAGAGGCCACCAGCAGCTGCGATAATTATGTTTGCACTTGAaactgtaaagaaaacaaaatattacatcACAAACAATCTGACGAGAATCTGTCATTTTAAATTTGCAGTTATTTCAGTAATGGCAGAATCATCACACCAGaagcacaaacactttgtgttaaaTCTCAAAAGGTTTTGGACTACCAATCAAAATTCACCAACCAAAGGTGATTAGATTTAGAAATTTTCATACACTTCTATGACTGTTAATGGaaagctgcaaatcctttttagATCTTCACCTTGGTTAACGGCATGTCTGTGGTGAGAATGACTGGACAGAAACCAGGAATTTACGAACTAGAATGGAACACAGGACACACGGTGAGTGAGAGAGACTGAAACAAGGAACAGAGGGACACTCAGCTGACATAATCACAGATGAATGAGACAAGGGGagcaaaactgaacatttagCACACAGGAAACAGGACACAGGCtataaaacagcaaatgaccaacACTGAGACATGGATTAAGATATACAATACAAAGAAAGGTAAACAAACACAGATTTGGCTGAActagacaaaaaaaatacatgggAAGGAAGACAAATCAGGGATAAAGAAACCAGACTGGTGTTTTCTAGTGTTTTGAGAGTTTAATACCTTCTAtttcaacagaaaaacatgaatagATCAATATAAAGCGATGAAGTCTTTAAAGAtcaaaaatttgttttatttctttgttctgCTGCATAAACTCTTTAAATTGGTATGATTTAAATCAGTCATTCATGTCTTTACGGCATTTAAACTTACCTGTCCTTGTATCACAGTAATGTTTAGTCTTACTGTCTGTCCAGCTGACTTTATTGCTGTGATTACAGATGATGAAGTCTCCATGCAGGTAAACAATTAAAGACGAATAATAATCTGGGGTTTTCAAACTGTTTTCTTCCACCTGAGAGCAGTTTTGGGCATCACATGTGAAAATGCTGCTGATTTGAGAATCCACTGTGCTGCAGTTCACAGTGAGGCTACAGGAGTCTGAACTGCCAGACACAGAGTCCACTGTCAGGTTAACTGGAGAAACTGCATCTGAAGAGTAACAGGCATAAAGAGATTTAAAACAGGTCTATGTTGAATCACCATTTCAAAAAgataatgaaaacagaaacCTACCTTGGACTATGACCTTGTATTCAGCTACCTTTTGGTCTTCACCGCTAACCATGAATGCAGTATAATCTCCACTGTCATTGTGTTGCACATTCTTTAATAACAAAGAGTAATTTTGCCTGAAGAGCTCAGCCCTTCCTTCATATTTGTCAAACACAACTGGATCATTATTCAAACCACATTTAGCTATATTGTTAGTTTCATTAACTTTCCagatcaattcagtttttttgtcTAGTA
It includes:
- the LOC101483209 gene encoding uncharacterized protein LOC101483209 produces the protein MARILFWGVLLLLSFEIQGLRHVFLLRGKDLHLDVEKSVVLDKKTELIWKVNETNNIAKCGLNNDPVVFDKYEGRAELFRQNYSLLLKNVQHNDSGDYTAFMVSGEDQKVAEYKVIVQDAVSPVNLTVDSVSGSSDSCSLTVNCSTVDSQISSIFTCDAQNCSQVEENSLKTPDYYSSLIVYLHGDFIICNHSNKVSWTDSKTKHYCDTRTVSSANIIIAAAGGLCGFIFIIVIICIVAKRKRRNQENQLYEAAQEHPPGQTRNENVPGDASSLSPTSTYALVEFHPKTESTKSKKIPQPETVYAQVTRATRPRVTAQQTELENISSINSQG
- the LOC111501515 gene encoding uncharacterized protein LOC111501515 — translated: MFFLVVLALLFCTEAQGLQNVFLLHGSDLHLDVKKSVVLDKKTDFFWKYNITNYVGKISYNKEAILFDSYEGRAEVFGRNFSLVLKNVKHSDCGDYAAVVVGGQEQSIAEYKVIVQDPVSRAELTVDHLSSSSDSCNLTVTCSTVEFNISSIFRCDAQNCLQVEEKSLNVSKYFYCLIVYLQQDTIFCNHSNKVSWKANKKVIKPYCERKSGSDGISVCVVKTVVFSVGLIIMVIAVISVHLMEKKKKQK